In a genomic window of Labeo rohita strain BAU-BD-2019 chromosome 20, IGBB_LRoh.1.0, whole genome shotgun sequence:
- the fkbp1b gene encoding peptidyl-prolyl cis-trans isomerase FKBP1B — MGVEVETISPGDGRTFPKKGQTCVVHYIGMLQNGKKFDSSRDRNKPFKFKIGRQEVIKGWEEGVAQMSLGQRAKITCTPDMAYGATGHPGVIPPNATLIFDVELLKLE, encoded by the exons ATGGGTGTTGAGGTTGAAACAATATCTCCAGGAGACG GAAGAACCTTCCCGAAGAAAGGACAGACATGCGTTGTGCATTACATAG GGATGCTGCAGAATGGAAAGAAGTTTGACTCGTCACGAGACAGAAACAAGCCCTTCAAATTCAAGATCGGCCGACAGGAAGTCATCAAGGGCTGGGAGGAAGGAGTTGCACAG ATGAGTTTGGGTCAGCGGGCGAAGATCACCTGCACCCCAGATATGGCTTATGGGGCCACGGGACACCCTGGTGTCATTCCTCCCAACGCCACTCTTATATTTGACGTGGAGCTGCTGAAACTGGAGTGA
- the wdcp gene encoding WD repeat and coiled-coil-containing protein isoform X1 encodes MTRNIIFLSIGETEPSMELGKAKLLRTGLNTLHQAIHPVHGIAWTDGKQVCLTSLYSVDGEPKFGDTNVIGQFEHVLGLFWGPLCCSGSPALLAVQHKKHVTVWQLQLSALEQNKLLCTQTCEMSEPFPLLSQGCVWHPKMDILAVLTKRDASVLFSVRVDNRRVKADIKGSGLIHCACWTKDGTRLVVAIGSALHSYIWNDIQKSLVACSFCPIFDVGGYICAIESTDEAQVAVATELPLDKICGLNAGIAFDLPESEASTCRPSPVLTVDTDYYLDRRRSCDSERSGHTSSSGPIDLTHILAKHRKSDPSPLIHLRRRDNVTGTGQDSSHLILVTYERKVTTTRKVSIPGILVPDIIAFDPSGSTVAVASNTCNMILVYCITDSSMPNVQQIQLQKNERPKGVCFFTNKMLLFMIGRQKSNDPAFLPSSNTDKYILRLIAKELVFDEEVATPVVPKPELASQHHGIRRHSENFTKEDRLSIKDLILPGGSVIVSPSSRRKLIEEVRSTDLSPVASSVDFSDRASSASSVTLETYDMDHISRMTTLAVAGQASRDSSRPCSPRYEASEKLYSDATPPKNSCQSKEKNLEQLTQNMERIFTRFADVQQCLAEIRDFTQNGKKIACSYPSAYEPQYVHITCQKQLSENVYTDERRPLLLCGGRICLRVVQELFGLTVVEMMHGPMWIVLVADADGFVPLTFKHKDELTIRSARRKSPIRPPSCPDVFPPESPVSPSAEK; translated from the exons ATGACCAGGAACATTATTTTCCTTTCCATTGGAGAAACTGAACCAAGCATGGAGCTCGGAAAAGCCAAGCTTCTAAGAACAGGGTTAAACACCCTACACCAAGCCATTCACCCGGTGCACGGAATAGCCTGGACGGACGGTAAGCAGGTTTGTCTCACGTCGTTGTATTCAGTCGACGGTGAGCCCAAATTTGGTGACACTAACGTTATTGGACAGTTCGAGCATGTTTTGGGACTCTTCTGGGGGCCGTTGTGCTGCTCGGGGTCCCCGGCATTGCTTGCCGTCCAGCATAAAAAGCATGTCACTGTTTGGCAACTTCAGCTGAGCGCTTTGGAGCAGAATAAACTCCTGTGCACACAGACTTGCGAAATGAGTGAGCCATTTCCACTGCTGTCCCAGGGATGTGTCTGGCATCCCAAAATGGACATATTAGCCGTTTTGACCAAGAGGGACGCCTCGGTCTTGTTTTCCGTGCGGGTCGATAATCGCCGTGTGAAGGCCGACATCAAGGGCAGCGGTCTGATTCATTGTGCCTGCTGGACAAAAGACGGAACCCGCCTGGTGGTCGCCATTGGTAGTGCATTGCACTCGTATATTTGGAACGACATCCAGAAAAGCCTGGTGGCATGCTCCTTCTGTCCTATTTTCGATGTAGGTGGGTATATCTGCGCGATTGAGTCCACCGACGAGGCCCAAGTGGCTGTAGCAACTGAACTTCCGCTTGATAAAATTTGCGGGCTCAATGCAGGCATCGCTTTCGACCTGCCCGAGTCAGAGGCTTCGACGTGCCGCCCTTCTCCTGTTTTGACAGTGGACACGGATTACTATTTGGACAGACGGAGATCATGTGATTCTGAACGGTCAGGACACACCTCCTCATCCGGACCCATAGATCTAACGCACATTCTTGCCAAACACCGAAAATCAGATCCAAGTCCGCTCATCCACTTGAGGCGGCGGGATAATGTGACTGGAACGGGTCAAGACTCGTCACATTTAATTCTGGTGACCTATGAACGCAAGGTCACCACTACGAGGAAAGTCAGCATCCCTGGCATCTTGGTGCCTGATATTATCGCCTTCGATCCGAGCGGGAGCACGGTGGCCGTGGCGTCGAACACGTGCAACATGATCCTCGTTTACTGCATCACTGATTCTTCCATGCCCAACGTCCAGCAGATCCAGCTGCAAAAAAACGAGAGGCCCAAAGGGGTGTGCTTTTTCACCAACAAGATGTTGCTCTTCATGATTGGCAGGCAGAAGTCCAATGATCCTGCTTTCCTCCCCTCCTCCAACACGGACAAGTACATCTTGAGGCTCATAGCCAAGGAGCTGGTATTCGACGAGGAAGTTGCCACCCCAGTGGTTCCCAAGCCAGAGTTGGCGAGCCAACATCATGGGATTAGACGTCATTCCGAGAACTTTACTAAAGAGGACCGTCTATCAATTAAGGATCTAATACTACCCGGAGGCTCGGTAATTGTTTCACCATCCAGTCGGAGGAAACTCATCGAGGAGGTACGCAGCACAGATCTGAGCCCCGTTGCGAGCTCCGTCGACTTCTCGGATAGAGCGTCCAGTGCCTCTTCTGTTACTCTGGAAACCTACGACATGGATCACATCAGCCGTATGACAACGCTCGCCGTAGCCGGTCAGGCCAGCCGGGATTCCAGTCGACCCTGTTCGCCCAGGTACGAGGCCTCGGAAAAGTTATACTCCGATGCCACTCCGCCAAAGAACAGCTGTCAGTCCAAGGAGAAGAACCTGGAGCAGCTGACGCAGAACATGGAGAGGATTTTCACCCGATTTGCGGACGTCCAGCAGTGCCTCGCAGAAATCAGAGACTTCACCCAAAACGGCAAAAAGATTGCATGCAGTTATCCATCTGCTTATGAACCGCAATATGTGCACATTACGTGTCAG AAACAGTTGTCTGAGAATGTGTATACGGATGAGAGACGGCCGCTGTTGCTGTGCGGGGGACGGATCTGCCTGCGGGTGGTGCAGGAACTCTTCGGCCTGACGGTCGTGGAGATGATGCATG
- the wdcp gene encoding WD repeat and coiled-coil-containing protein isoform X2: MELGKAKLLRTGLNTLHQAIHPVHGIAWTDGKQVCLTSLYSVDGEPKFGDTNVIGQFEHVLGLFWGPLCCSGSPALLAVQHKKHVTVWQLQLSALEQNKLLCTQTCEMSEPFPLLSQGCVWHPKMDILAVLTKRDASVLFSVRVDNRRVKADIKGSGLIHCACWTKDGTRLVVAIGSALHSYIWNDIQKSLVACSFCPIFDVGGYICAIESTDEAQVAVATELPLDKICGLNAGIAFDLPESEASTCRPSPVLTVDTDYYLDRRRSCDSERSGHTSSSGPIDLTHILAKHRKSDPSPLIHLRRRDNVTGTGQDSSHLILVTYERKVTTTRKVSIPGILVPDIIAFDPSGSTVAVASNTCNMILVYCITDSSMPNVQQIQLQKNERPKGVCFFTNKMLLFMIGRQKSNDPAFLPSSNTDKYILRLIAKELVFDEEVATPVVPKPELASQHHGIRRHSENFTKEDRLSIKDLILPGGSVIVSPSSRRKLIEEVRSTDLSPVASSVDFSDRASSASSVTLETYDMDHISRMTTLAVAGQASRDSSRPCSPRYEASEKLYSDATPPKNSCQSKEKNLEQLTQNMERIFTRFADVQQCLAEIRDFTQNGKKIACSYPSAYEPQYVHITCQKQLSENVYTDERRPLLLCGGRICLRVVQELFGLTVVEMMHGPMWIVLVADADGFVPLTFKHKDELTIRSARRKSPIRPPSCPDVFPPESPVSPSAEK, translated from the exons ATGGAGCTCGGAAAAGCCAAGCTTCTAAGAACAGGGTTAAACACCCTACACCAAGCCATTCACCCGGTGCACGGAATAGCCTGGACGGACGGTAAGCAGGTTTGTCTCACGTCGTTGTATTCAGTCGACGGTGAGCCCAAATTTGGTGACACTAACGTTATTGGACAGTTCGAGCATGTTTTGGGACTCTTCTGGGGGCCGTTGTGCTGCTCGGGGTCCCCGGCATTGCTTGCCGTCCAGCATAAAAAGCATGTCACTGTTTGGCAACTTCAGCTGAGCGCTTTGGAGCAGAATAAACTCCTGTGCACACAGACTTGCGAAATGAGTGAGCCATTTCCACTGCTGTCCCAGGGATGTGTCTGGCATCCCAAAATGGACATATTAGCCGTTTTGACCAAGAGGGACGCCTCGGTCTTGTTTTCCGTGCGGGTCGATAATCGCCGTGTGAAGGCCGACATCAAGGGCAGCGGTCTGATTCATTGTGCCTGCTGGACAAAAGACGGAACCCGCCTGGTGGTCGCCATTGGTAGTGCATTGCACTCGTATATTTGGAACGACATCCAGAAAAGCCTGGTGGCATGCTCCTTCTGTCCTATTTTCGATGTAGGTGGGTATATCTGCGCGATTGAGTCCACCGACGAGGCCCAAGTGGCTGTAGCAACTGAACTTCCGCTTGATAAAATTTGCGGGCTCAATGCAGGCATCGCTTTCGACCTGCCCGAGTCAGAGGCTTCGACGTGCCGCCCTTCTCCTGTTTTGACAGTGGACACGGATTACTATTTGGACAGACGGAGATCATGTGATTCTGAACGGTCAGGACACACCTCCTCATCCGGACCCATAGATCTAACGCACATTCTTGCCAAACACCGAAAATCAGATCCAAGTCCGCTCATCCACTTGAGGCGGCGGGATAATGTGACTGGAACGGGTCAAGACTCGTCACATTTAATTCTGGTGACCTATGAACGCAAGGTCACCACTACGAGGAAAGTCAGCATCCCTGGCATCTTGGTGCCTGATATTATCGCCTTCGATCCGAGCGGGAGCACGGTGGCCGTGGCGTCGAACACGTGCAACATGATCCTCGTTTACTGCATCACTGATTCTTCCATGCCCAACGTCCAGCAGATCCAGCTGCAAAAAAACGAGAGGCCCAAAGGGGTGTGCTTTTTCACCAACAAGATGTTGCTCTTCATGATTGGCAGGCAGAAGTCCAATGATCCTGCTTTCCTCCCCTCCTCCAACACGGACAAGTACATCTTGAGGCTCATAGCCAAGGAGCTGGTATTCGACGAGGAAGTTGCCACCCCAGTGGTTCCCAAGCCAGAGTTGGCGAGCCAACATCATGGGATTAGACGTCATTCCGAGAACTTTACTAAAGAGGACCGTCTATCAATTAAGGATCTAATACTACCCGGAGGCTCGGTAATTGTTTCACCATCCAGTCGGAGGAAACTCATCGAGGAGGTACGCAGCACAGATCTGAGCCCCGTTGCGAGCTCCGTCGACTTCTCGGATAGAGCGTCCAGTGCCTCTTCTGTTACTCTGGAAACCTACGACATGGATCACATCAGCCGTATGACAACGCTCGCCGTAGCCGGTCAGGCCAGCCGGGATTCCAGTCGACCCTGTTCGCCCAGGTACGAGGCCTCGGAAAAGTTATACTCCGATGCCACTCCGCCAAAGAACAGCTGTCAGTCCAAGGAGAAGAACCTGGAGCAGCTGACGCAGAACATGGAGAGGATTTTCACCCGATTTGCGGACGTCCAGCAGTGCCTCGCAGAAATCAGAGACTTCACCCAAAACGGCAAAAAGATTGCATGCAGTTATCCATCTGCTTATGAACCGCAATATGTGCACATTACGTGTCAG AAACAGTTGTCTGAGAATGTGTATACGGATGAGAGACGGCCGCTGTTGCTGTGCGGGGGACGGATCTGCCTGCGGGTGGTGCAGGAACTCTTCGGCCTGACGGTCGTGGAGATGATGCATG